One Cupriavidus necator N-1 DNA window includes the following coding sequences:
- the ybgF gene encoding tol-pal system protein YbgF, protein MKVRLSTLLWLAAMASGGMLPTTQAHAGVFDDDQARRTVINLRDQFNSFQATATQRIEQNSRTALDMQNQLEGLRQELARLRGQNEVLQNTVATLQKQQKDYYADLDARLKKREPQQASGEDRPGTSAPGEKPEYDAALKHFQAGDFKSAGNAFSSFIKKYPQSPYQPLAQYWLGNSLYAQRDYKGSTWVLQKMINATPTHPKVPDAMIAVANNQLESGQKAAARKTLEQVVAKYPGTESAHAANNRLKTLK, encoded by the coding sequence ATGAAAGTACGGCTTTCCACCCTGTTGTGGCTCGCCGCCATGGCTAGCGGCGGCATGCTGCCAACCACGCAGGCGCATGCCGGAGTGTTCGACGATGACCAGGCGCGCAGAACGGTCATCAACCTGCGCGACCAGTTCAACAGTTTCCAGGCGACTGCGACCCAGCGCATTGAGCAAAACAGCCGCACCGCGCTCGACATGCAGAACCAGCTCGAAGGCCTGCGCCAGGAACTGGCGCGGCTACGCGGCCAGAACGAAGTGCTGCAGAACACCGTGGCGACGCTGCAGAAGCAGCAGAAGGACTACTACGCCGACCTGGATGCGCGTCTGAAGAAGCGCGAGCCGCAGCAGGCTTCGGGCGAAGACCGCCCAGGCACGTCGGCGCCGGGCGAGAAGCCCGAATACGACGCCGCGCTCAAGCATTTCCAGGCGGGCGACTTCAAGAGCGCGGGGAATGCGTTCTCGTCGTTTATCAAGAAGTATCCGCAGAGCCCGTACCAGCCGCTGGCGCAGTACTGGCTCGGCAACTCGCTATACGCGCAGCGCGACTATAAGGGGTCCACCTGGGTGCTGCAGAAAATGATCAATGCCACCCCGACGCATCCCAAGGTGCCGGATGCAATGATCGCGGTGGCCAATAATCAGCTCGAGTCCGGCCAGAAGGCGGCCGCGCGCAAAACGCTGGAACAGGTGGTGGCCAAGTATCCCGGTACCGAAAGCGCGCATGCGGCGAACAACCGGTTGAAGACACTCAAGTAA
- a CDS encoding endonuclease yields the protein MEKRDMDLLATIQDLKNEATIAAVLSAALAKSALPEDSSARETGISMLREELANNRPKEAVATMAALMLSDADSVIAGLRRGGALRASRYGYRAATVRKVVKAALVLSPYVGISSTAHRYLESVLALTTISPYARQLRRSISARIHSRRLRLLKTLLVVVNLRFSLGRAADRESSPESLDYWTIEEIAEGYSLLTSFVREEGGISPYMWRLTDEHIASPYQNVYQSLLVDAMKLKQFADAEIMIDGLPYVAIVQGNKVSIAAEDAAVEKSIRLGYIQTDVQSILRTMELRREGEEQGLRIRTIEEFVRQAFDAGLGNFVGIREEPIERLVFAIPPDPATRDYLLHSGRFLEEMAMINSAGIDGFYAGDNVEQLAVTERLTVLDIAKVQRLFMIIDLVFRMKFETFPDGERRHGLIARSAIPVMKREQLLTTLKFVLPDDRAEEVLDFLTLSDKENFIDLQYRPFVESDGWYAIAPAVVGKSNLIRNIVTANRLRTAENTRDDPMQRAVSEALQEAGFEVRTNITMNIDGRRETDIFCRRDDQIFVFECKNSYHPCSPHELRTTYEHLIKAQRQLDIRRAWLQRPGNQEELHRALGWRQGPVDKIHTGIITANRAFTGYRMGAHPVRQAHEFINLLRTGVARRNDGASIRFWRAPVFQIDDLVDYLEGESIVRAQMEALQPVTWSFQIGGSELAFESYMMDMRDSVRILTEMFPSQVEVRD from the coding sequence ATGGAAAAGAGAGACATGGATTTGCTTGCGACGATACAAGATCTTAAGAACGAGGCGACAATCGCCGCTGTCCTCAGCGCAGCACTCGCCAAAAGTGCCTTACCAGAGGATTCCAGCGCGCGGGAAACCGGGATATCGATGTTGCGCGAGGAGCTTGCAAACAATCGCCCGAAGGAAGCTGTGGCTACGATGGCTGCTTTGATGCTTTCAGACGCGGACTCCGTGATTGCAGGGCTGCGGCGGGGTGGGGCGTTACGGGCTTCGCGATACGGCTATCGTGCGGCCACGGTGCGGAAGGTTGTGAAGGCGGCGCTTGTACTATCGCCATATGTCGGCATTTCATCCACTGCGCATCGATATCTGGAGTCCGTGCTCGCATTGACTACCATCTCGCCTTACGCGAGACAACTCCGTCGAAGCATCAGCGCGCGAATCCACTCGCGCCGCTTGCGGCTTCTCAAGACGCTGCTTGTCGTTGTAAATCTCAGGTTCTCCCTTGGGCGCGCGGCGGATCGAGAGAGCAGCCCGGAATCTTTAGACTATTGGACAATCGAAGAGATTGCAGAGGGCTATTCGCTCCTCACTTCATTCGTTAGAGAAGAAGGCGGCATCAGTCCGTACATGTGGAGGCTTACCGACGAGCATATCGCCTCCCCTTATCAGAACGTCTACCAGTCGCTACTCGTAGACGCGATGAAGTTGAAGCAGTTCGCCGACGCGGAGATCATGATTGATGGCCTTCCCTATGTCGCCATCGTACAAGGCAACAAGGTATCGATAGCGGCCGAAGATGCTGCTGTCGAGAAGTCCATACGATTGGGGTACATACAGACGGACGTGCAATCCATCCTGAGGACGATGGAACTGCGCAGGGAAGGAGAAGAGCAGGGGCTCAGAATTAGAACCATCGAGGAGTTTGTCCGACAGGCGTTTGACGCAGGACTTGGGAACTTCGTCGGTATTCGCGAAGAACCTATAGAGCGACTCGTTTTTGCAATACCGCCTGACCCCGCCACCAGGGACTATTTGCTGCACAGCGGACGATTCCTTGAAGAGATGGCGATGATCAACAGCGCTGGTATCGACGGTTTCTACGCGGGGGATAACGTGGAGCAGCTCGCCGTGACAGAGCGACTGACCGTACTCGACATTGCGAAGGTTCAGCGCCTCTTCATGATCATCGACCTTGTGTTCCGCATGAAGTTCGAGACATTCCCAGACGGCGAAAGGCGGCATGGCCTCATCGCGCGGTCGGCTATTCCCGTCATGAAACGGGAGCAGCTGCTCACGACCTTGAAGTTCGTGCTGCCAGATGACAGAGCCGAAGAAGTTCTTGATTTCCTTACGCTCTCAGATAAGGAGAATTTCATCGATCTTCAATACCGTCCTTTCGTTGAGTCAGACGGTTGGTACGCCATAGCGCCGGCCGTCGTAGGTAAGTCTAATTTGATACGGAACATCGTAACGGCCAATCGCCTTCGAACAGCCGAGAATACCCGAGACGATCCCATGCAGCGCGCAGTAAGCGAGGCTTTGCAGGAGGCCGGATTCGAAGTCCGTACAAACATCACGATGAACATCGACGGACGGCGAGAGACGGATATCTTCTGCCGAAGAGATGACCAAATCTTCGTCTTTGAATGCAAGAATTCGTATCACCCATGCTCGCCACATGAGCTGCGCACCACTTACGAACACCTGATAAAAGCGCAGAGGCAGTTAGACATTCGCCGAGCGTGGCTACAACGACCGGGCAACCAGGAAGAGCTGCATCGCGCATTGGGCTGGCGACAAGGTCCGGTCGACAAAATCCACACTGGTATCATCACGGCGAACCGCGCGTTCACAGGTTACCGGATGGGCGCGCACCCTGTGAGACAGGCGCACGAATTCATCAACCTATTGCGCACCGGGGTGGCGCGGCGTAACGACGGTGCGTCTATTCGATTCTGGAGAGCTCCAGTGTTCCAAATCGACGATCTTGTGGATTATCTGGAGGGGGAATCCATCGTACGGGCGCAGATGGAAGCGCTCCAGCCGGTGACTTGGTCGTTCCAGATTGGCGGCTCCGAGCTGGCATTCGAGAGCTATATGATGGACATGAGAGATTCGGTCAGAATCCTGACGGAGATGTTTCCTTCACAGGTTGAAGTACGGGATTGA
- a CDS encoding YfbU family protein, translated as MKLSSAEKLILMMLCDISEKLEVNGSSGIDAKFVRNAIGTDNAWGIEWEYSMLFHEDEEPTPPKVTEVVNYLDMWRFIERSFHQLSDPDKQRLAEEAGVFGVDPKFRGFDGNNEGEYMNIARFMIEDLNRFAEFAERDLNSHFPMVSTYRRMFGLFEPMRRKIGHHATMNSLGVDDLIQLLKRS; from the coding sequence ATGAAACTGTCGAGTGCAGAGAAGCTGATCTTGATGATGCTCTGCGACATCTCGGAGAAGTTGGAAGTCAACGGCAGCTCCGGGATCGATGCGAAGTTCGTGCGGAACGCGATCGGAACTGACAACGCCTGGGGTATCGAGTGGGAGTACTCGATGCTGTTCCACGAGGACGAAGAGCCCACGCCACCAAAGGTTACCGAGGTGGTGAACTATCTGGACATGTGGCGTTTTATTGAACGCTCGTTCCATCAGCTTAGTGACCCAGACAAGCAGCGCCTGGCCGAGGAAGCTGGTGTCTTCGGAGTGGACCCAAAGTTTCGCGGCTTTGATGGCAACAACGAAGGCGAGTATATGAACATCGCGCGATTCATGATTGAAGACTTGAATCGATTTGCCGAGTTCGCGGAGCGCGATCTCAATTCGCACTTTCCGATGGTAAGCACTTACAGGCGAATGTTCGGGCTCTTCGAGCCCATGCGCCGCAAGATTGGTCACCATGCCACTATGAATTCCCTTGGCGTGGACGATCTGATTCAGCTCCTGAAGCGCAGCTGA
- a CDS encoding IS3 family transposase (programmed frameshift): MRAYSAERKEALLRRMMPPENALVSALARETGVAEQTLYAWRRQMKAQGVPVPGDGKNPEAWSSEDKFAVVLETAPLNEAELAEYCRRKGLYAEQIAAWREACRSANANAGEQAREQRLQSKGDKKRIQQLEKELQRKEKALAEAAALLILRKKGPGDLGRKRGRLINVPDRRLCISLIREAERSGCRLAQACDELGLSLRTFQRWVREGDEVVADARTTTVRPAPANKLSKAERQQILAVANSVEFASLPPSQIVPTLADRGQYVASESSFYRVLRSASQQHHRGRARKPSARVVTSHCATGPNQVWSWDITWMPAAIKGQYYYWYMMLDVFSRKIVGHEVHRAESAELAALLMRRASLAEGLAGRPLVLHSDNGSPMKGATMLATLENLGVVASFSRPRVSNDNPYAESLFRTCKYRPDYPRQAFGSVDEARAWTQRFVRWYNHVHKHSGLKFVTPAQRHGGVAAAVLAHREAVYAEAKARTPKRWSGPTRNWSLADEVWLNPERIEPAELKQVA, encoded by the exons ATGAGAGCCTATTCAGCAGAGAGAAAGGAAGCGCTGTTGCGTCGCATGATGCCCCCCGAGAACGCGTTGGTGTCGGCGTTGGCAAGGGAGACGGGAGTTGCGGAGCAGACGTTGTATGCTTGGCGTCGACAGATGAAAGCGCAAGGAGTCCCGGTGCCGGGAGATGGAAAGAACCCCGAGGCGTGGTCCTCGGAGGACAAGTTTGCGGTGGTACTGGAAACCGCGCCGCTCAATGAAGCGGAATTGGCGGAGTATTGCCGCCGCAAGGGTCTTTACGCGGAGCAGATCGCTGCCTGGCGGGAGGCCTGTCGCTCGGCCAATGCCAACGCCGGTGAACAGGCGCGAGAACAACGACTTCAGTCCAAGGGTGACAAGAAGCGCATCCAGCAGCTTGAGAAGGAATTACAGCGAAAGGAGAAGGCGCTGGCGGAGGCGGCCGCATTGCTCATCCTGAGAAAAAAAG GCCCAGGCGATTTGGGGAGAAAAAGAGGACGACTGATCAACGTCCCAGATCGCCGATTGTGTATATCGTTGATTCGTGAGGCAGAACGCTCTGGCTGCCGACTGGCACAGGCTTGCGACGAGTTGGGTCTGAGCTTGCGCACCTTCCAGCGCTGGGTTCGAGAAGGCGACGAGGTGGTCGCAGATGCTCGCACCACCACTGTGCGGCCAGCGCCAGCCAACAAGCTAAGCAAGGCGGAACGCCAGCAGATTCTTGCGGTGGCCAACAGCGTGGAGTTTGCCAGTTTGCCGCCCAGCCAGATCGTACCGACGCTGGCGGACCGCGGCCAGTACGTGGCCTCGGAGTCGAGCTTCTATCGTGTCTTGCGTAGCGCGTCGCAGCAGCATCACCGCGGTCGTGCGCGCAAGCCCTCGGCGCGGGTGGTGACCAGCCATTGCGCCACCGGACCCAATCAGGTGTGGAGCTGGGACATTACCTGGATGCCGGCAGCAATCAAGGGCCAGTATTACTACTGGTACATGATGCTGGACGTGTTCAGCCGCAAGATCGTCGGTCATGAAGTGCATCGGGCGGAGTCGGCGGAGTTGGCGGCGTTGCTCATGCGGCGAGCCAGTTTGGCCGAAGGTCTGGCTGGACGTCCTCTGGTTCTGCACTCGGATAACGGCAGTCCAATGAAGGGCGCGACGATGCTCGCCACCCTGGAAAACCTGGGGGTGGTCGCTTCGTTCAGCCGGCCGCGCGTGAGCAATGACAACCCCTACGCCGAGTCGCTGTTCCGGACCTGCAAGTATCGGCCGGACTACCCGCGCCAAGCATTCGGCAGCGTGGACGAGGCGCGTGCATGGACGCAGCGATTTGTGCGTTGGTACAACCACGTGCACAAGCATAGTGGGCTGAAATTCGTGACACCGGCGCAGCGCCACGGTGGCGTAGCCGCGGCGGTGCTGGCGCACCGTGAAGCAGTCTATGCTGAGGCTAAGGCCAGAACGCCCAAGCGTTGGTCCGGGCCGACACGGAACTGGAGTTTGGCAGACGAAGTCTGGCTCAATCCGGAACGGATTGAGCCAGCAGAACTAAAGCAGGTTGCGTGA
- a CDS encoding H-NS histone family protein, which yields MTAKTERAAAIRWIQAEMADYGLTMEELAAAGCFDPPPPPPPPPPPAPPPVVCYRNAAGQSWDGQGEMPDWLRRAVNAGQTVEFYRVG from the coding sequence ATGACAGCAAAGACTGAGCGGGCGGCGGCGATCCGCTGGATCCAGGCCGAGATGGCCGACTACGGGCTGACCATGGAGGAGCTGGCAGCGGCGGGGTGCTTCGATCCGCCGCCCCCTCCGCCACCACCGCCGCCACCGGCACCACCGCCGGTGGTCTGCTACCGCAACGCCGCGGGGCAGAGTTGGGACGGGCAGGGCGAGATGCCCGACTGGCTGCGGCGGGCGGTCAATGCGGGGCAGACCGTGGAGTTTTACCGGGTTGGATAG
- a CDS encoding NACHT domain-containing protein, whose product MLEIAKRAGWLCSFPGCRRATVGATADDNNKAINVGTASHICAAARGGPRYDEKMSSAERSATTNGIWMCRDHGTAIDSTDSKFTVNELRMWKREAEDDARRRVLYGEGIPQGAATKTDAGERLKVAAVADLEVFRRTAKWPSTSVPLTLEVQGFEESVTTRALASAVTSLEDLILVAPPGMGKTSTLFQVAESMLADATGTPVFVSLGDWATEDLDFLSSILRRPAFHGISEADFREVAGQPGVALLLDGWNELDSNSRKRARVQLETLKAQLPELGVMVSTRKQTMDVPLDGLVVELLPLNETQQMEIATAVKGEEGEKIVDRAWRTPHVRQLITTPLYVTALLSLPEGAEFPMTKEEILRGFVAAHERNHANAEALQAVVEGFQLQYLEGLAVFGARSAQPSISDNQARRSVSETSSVLFDDGQIAARPGPADVLGVLVNHHVLMRLGDTAGFSFQHHQFQEWYASHHVERRMLEAASDGKARESLKTEILDAPSWEESIYFAVERLARGDKQQQEACVNAIFAAFEVDPILAAEMIFRSTDEIWNQVGTPAQDFASRWHTPGKVDRAVRFMLTSGRAEFFDAIWPLISHEDDQISLRALRNCQRFRVSVIGKDAEAKIRGLSKNSRENLLYEIAIRSGIDGMDLASAVAKADPDPGVQASIAEAFAFRRADRHVAEVLANAGEETFDLVAKKSILDDVSDASVKTRMEEAIGRRASKGESPAEQLRGILAKHGDEDRSDDVVGIVEAMDDAKDDALVNQARLRYPIAVALGVLARVRAGKALFYVADTLLSEANLSLEDNELVELVIAPEIDESRANAAACVLGPTVTGRVVDAYLEAWALFSRGQTDDVARARVIGLEQRLLHVPLGSLIDAIGARAAAAGNEQLATFADLLAHRIRDSNESAGTPDAGLLERVRDFVVDWGARMLATGASRTQVAHVAILASRAPSDRLLDTLRAMLDDNLRRLRDFRSQAEANGWSQDDATNEARSPHTSEYQWAFTAIKTPETSSLMREYLQDDDLAETAAQILATHWRDTNEPEAPRRQNCCRVT is encoded by the coding sequence GTGCTGGAGATAGCAAAACGTGCGGGATGGCTTTGTTCATTTCCAGGTTGTCGAAGGGCCACCGTTGGCGCTACCGCCGACGACAACAACAAGGCCATCAACGTCGGAACAGCCTCGCATATTTGCGCAGCTGCACGAGGCGGACCGCGCTATGACGAAAAGATGTCGTCTGCCGAGCGCTCCGCCACAACAAACGGCATCTGGATGTGTCGCGATCACGGCACCGCTATTGACTCTACCGACTCGAAGTTCACGGTTAACGAGCTGCGCATGTGGAAGCGCGAAGCCGAGGATGACGCGAGGCGGCGTGTTCTCTATGGAGAAGGTATTCCACAAGGTGCGGCGACGAAGACAGACGCGGGCGAACGGCTGAAAGTTGCGGCAGTTGCAGACCTGGAGGTGTTCCGGCGAACGGCGAAGTGGCCGTCCACCTCGGTCCCGCTGACGTTGGAAGTCCAGGGCTTCGAGGAATCTGTGACAACAAGGGCGCTGGCCAGCGCTGTCACTTCGCTGGAAGACCTCATTCTTGTAGCGCCGCCTGGAATGGGGAAGACCAGCACGCTGTTTCAGGTCGCGGAGAGCATGCTGGCCGATGCGACAGGGACGCCAGTTTTTGTATCCCTCGGCGACTGGGCGACGGAGGACTTGGACTTCCTTAGCTCCATCCTTAGACGCCCGGCGTTCCATGGAATCTCGGAAGCAGATTTCAGGGAGGTAGCGGGGCAGCCAGGGGTGGCCTTGCTTCTCGATGGCTGGAACGAATTGGATTCGAACTCACGGAAGCGGGCGCGTGTACAGCTAGAGACGCTGAAAGCGCAACTGCCGGAACTTGGCGTCATGGTCTCCACACGCAAGCAGACAATGGACGTGCCGCTAGACGGCTTGGTGGTTGAGTTGTTGCCGCTCAATGAAACACAGCAGATGGAGATCGCAACCGCTGTGAAGGGTGAAGAAGGTGAAAAAATCGTAGACCGTGCATGGCGTACACCCCACGTACGGCAACTCATCACGACGCCACTTTATGTTACAGCTCTCCTCTCGCTACCAGAAGGCGCCGAATTTCCGATGACCAAAGAAGAGATTCTACGGGGCTTCGTTGCCGCTCATGAAAGGAACCACGCCAACGCAGAGGCCCTTCAGGCCGTCGTAGAGGGGTTTCAACTCCAATATTTGGAGGGGCTGGCGGTATTTGGCGCGAGGAGCGCGCAGCCTTCCATTTCTGACAACCAGGCGCGGCGGTCAGTATCGGAGACTTCGAGCGTTCTTTTTGATGATGGACAGATTGCTGCCAGACCTGGACCGGCCGACGTGTTAGGTGTACTGGTGAACCATCACGTCCTCATGAGATTGGGCGACACCGCGGGCTTTTCGTTTCAGCATCATCAATTTCAGGAGTGGTACGCCTCCCATCATGTCGAGCGTCGTATGCTGGAGGCAGCGAGCGACGGAAAGGCACGAGAGTCTTTGAAGACGGAAATCCTTGATGCGCCTTCGTGGGAAGAATCCATCTACTTTGCGGTCGAGCGCCTCGCGCGCGGCGATAAGCAGCAGCAAGAAGCATGTGTCAACGCTATCTTCGCCGCATTTGAGGTAGACCCGATTCTTGCAGCGGAGATGATCTTCCGCTCGACGGACGAAATCTGGAACCAAGTAGGAACCCCCGCTCAGGATTTCGCTTCACGATGGCATACCCCTGGCAAAGTTGACCGTGCGGTGCGCTTTATGCTGACCTCGGGACGGGCGGAGTTCTTCGATGCAATCTGGCCCCTTATTTCTCACGAAGACGATCAGATTAGTCTCAGGGCGCTTCGTAACTGTCAGCGATTCCGTGTCTCCGTCATAGGAAAGGATGCAGAGGCGAAGATTCGAGGGCTTTCCAAGAACAGTCGCGAGAACTTGCTATATGAGATCGCCATACGTAGTGGCATTGATGGCATGGACTTGGCAAGCGCTGTAGCGAAAGCGGACCCAGACCCGGGAGTACAGGCCTCAATTGCAGAAGCTTTTGCATTCAGACGCGCCGATCGCCACGTAGCTGAAGTGCTTGCCAACGCAGGTGAAGAAACATTCGACCTGGTGGCGAAGAAGTCCATTTTGGACGATGTGTCGGATGCCAGCGTAAAGACTAGGATGGAAGAGGCTATTGGGCGACGTGCGTCGAAGGGTGAGTCGCCGGCAGAGCAGCTACGCGGCATCTTGGCCAAGCACGGGGACGAGGACCGCAGCGATGATGTCGTAGGCATAGTCGAGGCAATGGATGATGCAAAAGACGATGCGCTAGTCAATCAGGCTCGTCTGCGTTATCCAATCGCGGTAGCACTGGGTGTGCTTGCCCGCGTACGCGCTGGCAAGGCCCTCTTCTATGTCGCCGACACTCTCCTGAGTGAGGCGAACCTTTCGCTTGAAGACAATGAACTGGTTGAACTGGTGATTGCCCCGGAAATCGATGAGAGTCGAGCCAACGCTGCAGCCTGCGTGCTGGGGCCGACGGTAACTGGCCGCGTCGTGGATGCGTATTTGGAGGCATGGGCACTATTTTCGCGCGGGCAGACCGATGATGTCGCGCGCGCCAGAGTCATTGGTCTCGAGCAACGGCTTCTGCATGTTCCTTTGGGTAGCTTGATTGACGCTATCGGCGCTAGAGCGGCAGCGGCCGGCAACGAACAGTTGGCGACGTTCGCGGATCTCCTCGCTCATCGAATCCGGGACTCGAATGAGTCAGCGGGCACACCGGACGCTGGCTTGCTGGAACGGGTTCGGGATTTCGTCGTCGATTGGGGTGCTCGCATGTTGGCGACTGGCGCAAGCCGCACGCAGGTTGCGCATGTCGCAATACTCGCCAGCCGAGCGCCCTCTGACCGACTCTTGGACACGCTTAGGGCGATGCTCGACGACAATCTACGGCGCCTCAGAGACTTCCGAAGTCAAGCAGAGGCCAATGGGTGGAGTCAGGATGACGCTACAAACGAAGCGCGCAGTCCACACACCAGTGAGTACCAATGGGCGTTTACTGCTATCAAAACCCCAGAAACCTCGTCGCTGATGCGAGAGTATCTGCAGGACGACGACCTTGCAGAGACTGCAGCGCAGATCCTGGCGACGCACTGGCGAGACACCAACGAGCCAGAAGCCCCCCGGCGTCAGAATTGTTGTCGTGTCACCTGA
- a CDS encoding FRG domain-containing protein, protein MQSFSARSLQAFVDITNRPEWHGRVMLFRGQPVRGNLLPSIARANPTYDSTQLERTMLDQFRLMGSSLLSNVEKTELELMIVAQHFGLKTRLLDWTRSPLIALYFACSSGGPGPAYVYAMDASVLASSFTTDPFLGAESERKNSAKVPITSVFQPPMNNPRITVQQGWFTLHRYSEKRGAFIPLEEASDFASHPEADVAGLVEIEIPERARSDLVATLMRHGISHHTIYPDLAGLAQHLNSVHALS, encoded by the coding sequence ATGCAATCCTTCAGCGCAAGGAGCCTCCAGGCGTTTGTGGACATCACGAACAGGCCCGAGTGGCACGGTCGTGTCATGCTCTTCCGCGGCCAGCCGGTGCGTGGCAATCTCCTGCCGAGCATCGCAAGGGCGAACCCCACTTACGACAGCACGCAGCTCGAGCGCACGATGTTGGATCAGTTTCGGTTGATGGGTTCGTCCCTTCTGTCGAACGTCGAAAAGACCGAACTTGAGTTGATGATTGTTGCTCAGCACTTCGGCCTGAAGACCCGTTTGCTGGACTGGACTCGAAGCCCGCTTATTGCACTGTATTTTGCCTGTAGTTCGGGTGGCCCTGGACCGGCATACGTTTACGCGATGGATGCCAGCGTTCTGGCGAGCAGCTTCACCACCGACCCATTCCTTGGCGCTGAAAGCGAACGCAAGAATTCGGCTAAAGTACCGATAACAAGCGTCTTCCAGCCCCCCATGAACAACCCACGTATTACTGTTCAACAGGGATGGTTCACTTTGCATCGGTATTCGGAGAAGCGCGGCGCTTTTATCCCGTTGGAAGAAGCGTCAGATTTTGCGTCACATCCGGAAGCAGATGTCGCTGGTTTGGTTGAGATTGAGATCCCGGAACGAGCTCGCAGCGACCTAGTAGCTACATTGATGCGACACGGAATAAGCCATCACACAATTTATCCCGACTTGGCAGGATTGGCGCAGCACCTGAACTCCGTCCACGCGCTGTCATAG
- a CDS encoding IS3 family transposase (programmed frameshift) — protein MTRRRRQFDASFKLEVVRMVRDQGLSVSEVCRSMELGETAVRRWMAQYDAECAGGPGVGKPLTAEQQRIRQLEAENRQLREDNALLKKAFGLLCAGTEVSYRVVAHLQQEAVSVSNACRVLQVSRSGYYAHRRAKPSMKTLQEQTHVKAAFAASGASYGSRRVMHAVREQGVRLGRYRIRRLMREAGLRATWKRKFVSTTDSKHTLPVAENVLDRQFDVAEPNRAWTSDITYIRTAQGWLYLAVVLDLYSRKVVGWSMAPTMPADLVMSALSMALQQRRPAPGLVLHSDRGSQYASAEYQTLLARHQIVCSMSRKGNCWDNAVTERFFLNLKMERVWQRQYANHAEARRDITQYIVGFYNPVRLHSTLGYLSPAAYEAKSIEKEPICLSEIT, from the exons ATGACAAGAAGGCGCCGACAATTTGACGCCAGCTTCAAGCTGGAAGTAGTACGGATGGTGCGAGACCAAGGATTATCGGTCAGCGAGGTTTGCCGGTCGATGGAGCTTGGTGAGACGGCCGTTCGGCGCTGGATGGCGCAGTACGATGCAGAGTGCGCCGGCGGGCCTGGCGTGGGCAAGCCGCTGACGGCGGAACAGCAGCGCATCCGGCAACTGGAGGCGGAGAATCGGCAACTGCGCGAGGATAACGCCTTGCTAAAAAAAGCCT TCGGCCTTCTTTGCGCGGGAACTGAAGTGAGCTACCGGGTGGTAGCCCACTTGCAACAGGAGGCCGTATCGGTCAGTAACGCCTGCCGGGTATTGCAGGTGAGCCGCTCGGGCTACTATGCGCACCGCCGCGCCAAGCCAAGCATGAAGACTCTGCAGGAGCAGACCCACGTCAAAGCGGCGTTCGCTGCGAGCGGCGCCAGCTACGGCAGCCGGCGTGTCATGCATGCGGTGCGGGAACAAGGGGTGCGCCTTGGCCGCTACCGGATTCGTAGGCTGATGCGCGAAGCGGGCTTGCGCGCGACCTGGAAGCGTAAGTTCGTGTCGACGACTGACAGCAAGCACACGCTGCCAGTGGCAGAGAACGTGCTGGACCGGCAATTCGACGTGGCCGAGCCGAATCGGGCCTGGACTTCGGACATCACCTATATCCGCACGGCTCAAGGCTGGCTGTATCTGGCGGTCGTGCTGGACTTGTACTCGCGCAAGGTCGTGGGCTGGTCGATGGCGCCGACCATGCCGGCCGACCTGGTGATGTCGGCACTGAGCATGGCGCTGCAGCAGCGAAGGCCAGCGCCGGGACTGGTGCTGCACTCGGATAGGGGCAGTCAGTACGCGAGCGCGGAGTATCAGACCTTGCTGGCACGCCATCAGATTGTTTGCAGCATGAGTCGAAAAGGCAATTGCTGGGATAACGCGGTGACGGAACGGTTCTTCCTGAACCTGAAGATGGAGCGCGTGTGGCAGCGTCAATACGCCAACCACGCCGAGGCACGGCGCGACATCACCCAGTACATCGTTGGTTTCTATAATCCGGTGCGCTTGCACTCAACCCTGGGGTATCTGTCGCCCGCTGCCTACGAGGCGAAATCGATAGAAAAAGAACCTATCTGCCTGTCCGAAATAACTTGA